The following proteins are encoded in a genomic region of Neomonachus schauinslandi chromosome 7, ASM220157v2, whole genome shotgun sequence:
- the RNF187 gene encoding E3 ubiquitin-protein ligase RNF187 has product MLGLTPLPDHYSTERCEDVGRPADGSVQGTAARTFRGELPGQDPGRVARAHPCQDLVWGAPLPGSKSVKHTSARTLRGAHRCQDPAWGAPPSPPRASPSPSLSPASALRPSPLSSASRARLARTPWSPSLRRVLGLARPPAAPSPRAPAAAALALPAGPAEAACALCQRAPREPVRADCGHRFCRACVVRFWAEEDGPFPCPECADDCWQLTSVSSQENKGSVEIMRKDLNDARDLHGQAESAAAVWKGHVMDRRKKALTDYKKLRAFFAEEEERFLQEADKEEGSPEDEDADPAERFGSLLQAVSELERRHRNLGLSMLLQ; this is encoded by the exons ATGCTGGGCTTGACGCCCCTTCCTGACCATTACTCCACAGAAC GGTGCGAGGATGTGGGCCGGCCGGCGGACGGCAGTGTGCAGGGCACCGCTGCCAGGACCTTTCGAGGCGAGCTTCCCGGCCAGGACCCGGGAAGGGTGGCGCGTGCGCACCCCTGCCAGGACCTTGTGTGGGGAGCGCCGCTGCCAGGATCCAAGAGCGTGAAGCACACCTCTGCCAGGACCCTGCGTGGAGCGCACCGCTGCCAGGACCCTGCGTGGGGCGCCCCGCCGTCCCCGCCCCGCGCGTCCCCGTCGCCATCCTTGTCCCCGGCCTCGGCTCTCCGGCCGTCCCCGCTGTCCTCCGCGTCTCGCGCCCGCCTCGCCCGCACGCCCTGGTCACCGTCCCTGCGCCGCGTCCTCGGCCTCGCCCGCCCTCCGGCCGCGCCCTCCCCGAgggcccccgccgccgccgccctggCGCTCCCCGCGGGCCCCGCCGAGGCCGCCTGCGCCCTGTGCCAGCGCGCGCCCCGAGAGCCGGTGCGCGCCGACTGCGGCCACCGCTTCTGCCGGGCGTGCGTGGTGCGCTTCTGGGCCGAGGAGGACGGGCCCTTCCCGTGCCCCGAGTGCGCCGACGACTGCTGGCAGC TAACCAGCGTGTCTTCCCAGGAGAACAAGGGGTCTGTGGAGATTATGAGAAAAGACCTGAACGATGCCCGGGATCTGCACGGCCAGGCCGAGTCCGCTGCGGCAGTGTGGAAG ggacACGTGATGGACCGCAGGAAGAAAGCCCTGACCGACTACAAGAAGCTCAGGGCGTTCTTTGCCGAGGAGGAGGAGCGTTTTCTGCAGGAGGCGGATAAAGAGGAGGGGTCCCCGGAGGATGAGGACGCTGACCCGGCTGAGCGCtttgggtccctgctgcaggCTGTGTCAGAGCTGGAGAGGAGGCACCGCAATCTGGGCCTCAGCATGCTGCTCCAG tGA